The region TGGGCCGATCCGCAAAATTGTCCCGGGGCAGCAAGCTGCGCGGCGACAGTTATCTATATATAGTCTATCAGCAAAAGGAGCGGATTTTGTGCAAACACCACAGTTTAAGCAAGGCAGTCTCCGCCGGAGCGGATTCAGCGTGCACAGCCTGCAGGCAAAAATCACTTTCGCGGTTCTGGCGATCTTCCTCGTGTCTCTCGCGGCGCTGGGCGGACTGAATTTCGACCAGGCCCACAGGATCCTCACCACCAACATCGTGCAACAGATGCAGGCGGAAGCGGCCGGTGAGGCCGACAAGGTCGGCGAGCTTTTGAAAGGCGTAGGCATGGAGCTTACGGGGCTGACGCATATGCCGGCGATACAGAGCGGCGATCCCAAGGCGATCGTGCCCGTCCTGGCGTCGCTGGCGAAATCGTATCCGAAATTCGATTCGCTGGCGTACGTCAATACCGCCGGGTTTCACTACAACAATACGGGCGCTACCGGCGACCTCAGCTCCCGGCCTTATATCCAGCAGGCTCTGAAGGGTAAGGTGGCGGTGTCCGACCCGGTCGTTTCCCGGGCGACCGGCCGGCTGGTGGTGAACGTGACGGTGCCGGTCAAGACGGACGGCAAAGTAACGGGGGCGCTGTTCGGGAGCCTCGGCATGGAAGATATGACCAAGATGATTGTGGAGCATAAGGTCGGCAAGACAGGCTATGCGTTCATGTGCCGGGGCGACGGCCTGCTGATCGTCCATCCCAATAAGGAGCTGGCCATGAAGGTCAACTCCCTGACAGACGCCAAGACCGACGCCGGGATGAAGGCGGTGGCCGAGCGGATGGTCAAGGGGGAAAAGGGCCTGGCGACGGTCACGTCGCGCGGGATCGACCGCTATTATTCCTTCGCGCCGGTGCCGGGGACGGCCTGGTCGCTGGGACTTTCGGTGCCGATTGCCGAGGTGTCCGGGGTGGTCTCCGGACTGAAGACGACGTCGGTTATTACGATCGTGATCATACTGGTGGTCTCGGCTATTCTCGTCGCCTGGCTGGTGCGCCGGATGACCGCGCCGCTCCAGGTGGTGGAGGCGGCGGCCAACCGCATTGCCGGCGGCGATATTTCCAGCGTGGAGCTGTCCGTGAAGTCGAACGACGAGATCGGCCGGCTGGCGCAAAGCTTCACGCAGATGGCGCAGAACCTGCGCTCCCTGATCAGGCAGATCACCGCCAACGCCGATCAGGTGGCGGCTTCGGCCGAGGAGCTTACGGCCAGCGCCGAGCAGTCGGCCCAGGCGGCCAACCAGATTGCGGCTTCGATCAACGGGGTGGCCGGCGGGGCGACGGAGCAGCTGGCGGCTGCGGAGGAGACGGCGTCGGTGGTGAATCAAATGTCGACCGCGATGCAGCAGGTGGCGGCCAACGCCAACCATGTGGCCGGGCAGTCGGCCCAGGCGGCCGATAAGGCGAAGGCCGGCGGAATCGCGGTGGATAAGGCGGTCAGCCAGATGGCCCAGATCGAGAATACGGTCAACGCTTCGGCGCAGGTGGTCGCCAAGCTGGGCGAACGTTCGAAGGAGATCGGCCAGATCGTGGAGACGATTTCCGGCATCGCCGGTCAGACAAATCTGCTGGCTTTGAACGCGGCCATCGAGGCGGCGCGCGCCGGCGAGCAGGGCCGCGGGTTCGCGGTGGTAGCCGAGGAGGTCAGGCAGCTGGCCGAGCAGTCGCAGGACGCGGCCAAGAAGATCGCCGAGCTGATCGGCGATATCCAGGGCGACACCGACCGGGCGGTGGCGGCGATGACCGACGGCACGCGCGAGGTCAAGACGGGCGCCGAGGTGGTTACCTCGACCGGCGCGGTCTTCCGCGAGATCGTGGAGCTGGTGTCGCAGGGGGCCGACCGGATGCGGGAGATTTCGGCGGCCATCCAGCAGATGGCCGGCGGCAGCCAGCAGATCGTGTCCTCGGTGGGCAGGATCGACGCGCTCAGCAAGTCGTCCGCGGGCGAGGCGCAGAGCGTTTCGGCGGCGGCCGAGGAGCAGCTCGCTTCGATGGAGGAGATCGCTTCCTCGAGCGAGGAGCTGGCGAGGCTGGCCCAGGAGCTGCAGGGCGCGGTGGCGCAATTCAGGCTGTAGTACGGAGACCCCCCCGACCGGTTACAGGTCGGGGGGGTTTTAGTTCAGTATAGCTTTAGCGCTTCATTTGCAGGTACTGGTCCGCTTTTTCGATTACGGCGGCGGCGAGATCGGCTTCGGGTACCGCCACGGCGTCCACGGCGGCGGCGGCGACGGCGATGCCGGGGACGCCGGGCGGGCCGTCGTGGCGGGCGCAGTCGGCGGTGCAGCCGCTGAGGTAGATGAGGAGGTCGGCGTCGCGGCGGTTGTAGCTTAGCCGGCAGCCGCGGGCGGCCAGGCGGGACGCGAGTTCGCCGGCCAGGCGGCCGCGGTCGATGCGGGGGTTGCAGCCGCCGCAAAAGACGATGCTGACGTGAGCGGCGTCAGCCATCCCGGCTCTCTTTGCCCTTGCGGAGGATGGCGAGCGCCTGGCGGATGAGCTCTTCGTCGGCCTGGAAGACGGGGACGATCTCGCGGACTTCGGGGGCCGCCTCTTTAAGCGCCGCCGCGACGACGTCGGCGAGGGTCTGCTGGGCGCCGGGGCAGGTGGCGCAAGCGCCGGTCAGCCTGACTTTGAGGACGCCGTCGGCGGTGAGTTCGACGAGCTCGATGTCGCCGCCGTGGGCGCGAAGCGCCGGACGGACCTGTTGGTCGATGATTTTGCCGAGTTTATCCATGACCCCTCTCCCCCATCACCGGCCGGCCGCGGGCTCGATGCCGGCGATGGCCCGGGCGAGGTCTTTTTTCTGCTCGATGTTGCCCTGGCGGGCGATCATGATCCGCTGGGCCTGGGGCGAGCCGGCGCCGTGCATCGATTCGGTGCGGTAGCCGACGGCGGCGGCGCCGAGGGTGATGTTTTCGATCAGTCTGAGGACGCGCATGCGGTGCTCGGTGGGTACGCCGGCGACGCCGCGCAGGTATTTTTCGACGACCGGGCCGATTTCCGGATGGCGGAGGTCTTTTTCCGACGGCATGGTAACCATGAGGCCGCCGGCGATGTCTTCGGCGAGGCGGGCGATCTCGTAGGGGAAGCGGGTGACGTTCTGTTTACAGACGTTGGCCAGCAGGAGGTCGATGAGGTAGGTACCGGACGCGGTCGGGTAGCCTTCGGCCGAGCAGGCGATGCCGCAGGCGTAGAGGGTTTCGTTGAGGTGGACCATTTCGATGAGTTTGTCCTTGACGGCGGAGGCCTTGGCGGCGCCGTTCATTTCGGCGGCGAGGGCCGCGGCGCCGATGAGAACGTCGCCGACGCCGACTTTGCAGCCGCCGTAGCTCTGGCGGTGGTAGCCGGCGAAGCGTTCGACGAGCGCGCCGCTGAATTCCGTCTCGCCGCACATGAAGACGTGCTCCCAGGGAACGAATAGATCGTCGAAGACCATCAGGGCTTCGTGGCCGCCGAAACGGCTGTTGCCGACGTCGATGTCGCCGTTCTCGAGCTTGCGAGTGTCGCAGGACTGACGGCCGTAGATGTAGAAGATGCCGGGCGCGTCGGCGGGGGCGCAGAAGGAGACGGCGTAGTCGGCGTCGTCGGCGCCCATGGTCATGGTGGGCATGACGAGTATCCAGTGAGAGTTGAGGGCGCCGGTCTGGTGGCATTTGGCGCCGCGGACGACGATGCCGTCGGCGCGCTTTTCGACCACCCGGACGTAGAGGTCGGGGTCGGCCTGTTTGCCGGGCGGCAGGCTGCGGTCGCCTTTGGGGTCGGTCATGGCGCCGTCGACGGTGAGGTCTTCGTCCTGGATTTTGCGCAGGAAGGCGGTGAAGCGTTTATGGTATTCGCTGCCGAGTTTGCCGTCCATTTCGAAGGTGACGCTGTCGACGGCGTTGATGGCGTCCATGCCGACGCAGCGCTGGAAGCAGGCGGCGGTTTTCTGGCCGAGGAGGCGCTGCATTTTGACTTTTTTGACGAGGTCGTCGCTGCTCTGGTGGAGGTGACAGAAGCGGTTGATCGTTTCGCCGCTGAGGTGGGAGACGGCGGTCATGAGAGACTGGTAGCGGGGGTCGTGGGCCAGTTCGTAGGTCATTTTGACGGCGTTCATCGACGGACGGATGATGGGGTGGTCGACAGGGTTGTCGATGAGTTCGCCCTGGAGGTAGACTTTGAATTTGAGCTTGCGGAGGCTGTCTTCGTATTCGCGGCCGGTCATGAGAGCCATATGTGAACATCTCCTTTGCGCTGGCGTTGGCTGTCATGTATGTATTCCCGCGCGCCCGGCCGTATTCCTCCCGTCGGTGGACGCCGTTCGTAGGAAAAGGCTGCCCGGATTATTCTCCCAGGGTGAGGTCCCAGCGCTGCTCGGTGAGTTTGTCGCGCCAGGTGGTGTTCTCGGTTTCTTCGGTGAGGCGAAAGCCGAAGCTTTCGTAGAGGTGGCAGGCGGCGTCGAGGCCGCGGAAGGTCCAGAGGAAGACGTGGGCGAAGGCGCGCTGGCGGCAGTAGTCGATGGCGACGTTCATGAGGCGGCGGCCAAGGCCGCTGCCGCGGAAGGCGGGCTCGACGAGGAACCAGCGCAGTTGGCCGGTGCCC is a window of Selenomonadales bacterium 4137-cl DNA encoding:
- a CDS encoding 4-hydroxyphenylacetate 3-hydroxylase family protein, whose amino-acid sequence is MALMTGREYEDSLRKLKFKVYLQGELIDNPVDHPIIRPSMNAVKMTYELAHDPRYQSLMTAVSHLSGETINRFCHLHQSSDDLVKKVKMQRLLGQKTAACFQRCVGMDAINAVDSVTFEMDGKLGSEYHKRFTAFLRKIQDEDLTVDGAMTDPKGDRSLPPGKQADPDLYVRVVEKRADGIVVRGAKCHQTGALNSHWILVMPTMTMGADDADYAVSFCAPADAPGIFYIYGRQSCDTRKLENGDIDVGNSRFGGHEALMVFDDLFVPWEHVFMCGETEFSGALVERFAGYHRQSYGGCKVGVGDVLIGAAALAAEMNGAAKASAVKDKLIEMVHLNETLYACGIACSAEGYPTASGTYLIDLLLANVCKQNVTRFPYEIARLAEDIAGGLMVTMPSEKDLRHPEIGPVVEKYLRGVAGVPTEHRMRVLRLIENITLGAAAVGYRTESMHGAGSPQAQRIMIARQGNIEQKKDLARAIAGIEPAAGR
- a CDS encoding methyl-accepting chemotaxis protein translates to MQTPQFKQGSLRRSGFSVHSLQAKITFAVLAIFLVSLAALGGLNFDQAHRILTTNIVQQMQAEAAGEADKVGELLKGVGMELTGLTHMPAIQSGDPKAIVPVLASLAKSYPKFDSLAYVNTAGFHYNNTGATGDLSSRPYIQQALKGKVAVSDPVVSRATGRLVVNVTVPVKTDGKVTGALFGSLGMEDMTKMIVEHKVGKTGYAFMCRGDGLLIVHPNKELAMKVNSLTDAKTDAGMKAVAERMVKGEKGLATVTSRGIDRYYSFAPVPGTAWSLGLSVPIAEVSGVVSGLKTTSVITIVIILVVSAILVAWLVRRMTAPLQVVEAAANRIAGGDISSVELSVKSNDEIGRLAQSFTQMAQNLRSLIRQITANADQVAASAEELTASAEQSAQAANQIAASINGVAGGATEQLAAAEETASVVNQMSTAMQQVAANANHVAGQSAQAADKAKAGGIAVDKAVSQMAQIENTVNASAQVVAKLGERSKEIGQIVETISGIAGQTNLLALNAAIEAARAGEQGRGFAVVAEEVRQLAEQSQDAAKKIAELIGDIQGDTDRAVAAMTDGTREVKTGAEVVTSTGAVFREIVELVSQGADRMREISAAIQQMAGGSQQIVSSVGRIDALSKSSAGEAQSVSAAAEEQLASMEEIASSSEELARLAQELQGAVAQFRL
- a CDS encoding NifU family protein; translation: MDKLGKIIDQQVRPALRAHGGDIELVELTADGVLKVRLTGACATCPGAQQTLADVVAAALKEAAPEVREIVPVFQADEELIRQALAILRKGKESRDG